Proteins from a single region of Apium graveolens cultivar Ventura chromosome 7, ASM990537v1, whole genome shotgun sequence:
- the LOC141673987 gene encoding uncharacterized protein LOC141673987, which produces MVGIDPGVMCHRLNIFPNYTGIRQKCHSVSEERAIALKEEVDRLLKVGLIKESFYPEWLANLVLVKKLNGKWRMCVDFIDLNKACPNDSFPLPRIDQLVDVTAGHALLSFMDAGIEANPAKIQALLDMKSPTSVKQVQSLIGWIAALNRFVSKSSDRYKEFFKAIKVAGKDFVGMPECEEAFRKIKNQLGNPPMLSKPLEGESLILYLAV; this is translated from the exons aTGGTTGGGATTGACCCGGGAGTAATGTGTCATCGTTTGAACATCTTTCCTAACTACACGGGTATACGACAAAAGTGTCACTCGGTGAGCGAAGAAAGGGCTATAGCATTAAAGGAAGAAGTAGATCGACTATTGAAAGTTGGGCTAATCAAGGAATCTTTCTACCCCGAGTGGCTCGCAAATCTGGTGCTTGTGAAAAAACtaaatgggaagtggaggatgtgtgtaGATTTCATCGATCTTAACAAAGCTTGCCCGAATGATAGTTTTCCGCTCccaagaattgatcagttggttgatGTAACAGCAGGGCATGCCTTATTAAGCTTCATGGATGC GGggattgaggccaaccccgccaAAATTCAGGCTTTACTAGACATGAAGTCTCCCACAAGTGTCAAGCAAGTGCAAAGCTTAATTGGATGGATTGCTGCATTGAATCGATTTGTGTCCAAATCATCCGACAGATATAAGGAATTTTTCAAGGCAATCAAGGTAGCGGGAAAAGATTTCGTGGGGATGCCAGAATGTGAGGAGGCTTTCAGAAAGATCAAGAACCAACTGGGGAACCCGCCCATGTTGTCAAAACCATTGGAGGGGGAATCTTTGATTCTGTATTTGGCAGTGTAA